In a single window of the uncultured Pseudodesulfovibrio sp. genome:
- a CDS encoding sigma-54 dependent transcriptional regulator — MAANILIIDDEETIRLSLRGILEDEGFSVVEAESGEQGLELLGTDIPDMVFLDIWLPGMDGLEALGIISRDYEGLPVIMISGHGTIETAVKALKKGAFDFIEKPLSLEKVVVSARNGLEFSRLRQENQALKTRISSEQPITLTGESQPIENLKEVIGRVAPTESWVLITGENGTGKEIVARSIHNQSGRADRPLVAVNCAAIPEELIESELFGHEKGAFTGAEKAQEGKFELADGSTLFLDEIGDMSLKTQAKILRILQEQAFEHVGGRKTIKVDVRVIAATNKDLAREIEAGNFREDLYYRLKVFPLELPPLRDRAGDIPLLIKDFMDTLVRQHGFKPIAFSPEAMDVLMQYRWPGNVRELKNFVERMFIMFAGDTVTADRLPPEFKPTPRAATPNDVPAAEANPLDDLINQGPADLKQARADFEARFLEAKLREFDGNISQLAKAIGLERSSLYRKLKAYNIQTD; from the coding sequence ATGGCCGCAAATATTCTGATTATCGACGACGAAGAGACCATCCGCCTCTCCCTGCGCGGCATTCTCGAGGACGAAGGCTTTTCCGTGGTCGAGGCCGAGTCCGGCGAGCAGGGGCTCGAACTGCTCGGCACCGACATCCCGGACATGGTCTTTCTGGACATCTGGCTGCCCGGCATGGACGGCCTCGAGGCGCTCGGAATCATCTCCCGCGACTACGAAGGACTGCCGGTGATCATGATCTCCGGCCACGGGACCATCGAGACCGCGGTCAAGGCCCTCAAGAAAGGAGCCTTCGACTTCATCGAGAAGCCGCTGTCGCTGGAAAAGGTCGTGGTCTCGGCCCGCAACGGGTTGGAATTCTCCCGCCTGCGACAGGAAAACCAGGCCCTCAAGACGCGCATTTCCTCGGAACAGCCCATCACTCTGACCGGCGAGTCCCAGCCCATCGAGAACCTCAAAGAGGTCATCGGGCGGGTCGCGCCCACCGAATCCTGGGTGCTCATCACCGGCGAGAACGGCACGGGCAAGGAGATCGTGGCCCGGTCCATCCACAACCAGTCCGGCCGGGCCGACCGCCCTCTGGTGGCCGTCAACTGCGCGGCCATTCCCGAGGAGCTCATCGAATCTGAACTCTTCGGCCATGAAAAAGGGGCCTTCACCGGCGCGGAAAAGGCCCAGGAAGGCAAGTTCGAGCTGGCCGACGGGTCCACGCTGTTCCTGGACGAGATCGGCGACATGTCCCTCAAGACCCAGGCCAAGATCCTGCGCATCCTCCAGGAGCAGGCCTTCGAACACGTGGGCGGCCGCAAGACCATCAAGGTGGACGTGCGCGTCATCGCGGCCACCAACAAGGATTTGGCCAGGGAGATCGAGGCGGGCAACTTCCGCGAGGATCTCTACTACCGGCTCAAGGTCTTCCCCCTGGAGCTGCCGCCCCTGCGCGACCGCGCCGGGGACATCCCGCTGCTGATCAAGGACTTCATGGACACCCTGGTCCGCCAGCACGGGTTCAAGCCCATCGCTTTCTCGCCCGAGGCCATGGACGTGCTCATGCAGTACCGCTGGCCCGGCAACGTCCGCGAACTCAAGAACTTCGTGGAGCGCATGTTCATCATGTTTGCCGGCGACACCGTCACCGCCGACCGGCTGCCGCCCGAGTTCAAGCCCACGCCCCGAGCCGCCACGCCGAACGACGTCCCCGCAGCCGAGGCCAACCCCCTGGACGACCTCATCAACCAGGGTCCGGCCGATCTCAAGCAGGCCCGCGCCGACTTCGAAGCCCGGTTCCTCGAAGCCAAGCTGCGCGAGTTCGACGGCAATATCTCCCAGCTCGCCAAGGCCATCGGACTGGAGCGCAGCTCCCTGTACCGCAAGCTCAAGGCCTATAATATCCAGACGGACTAA
- a CDS encoding MarR family transcriptional regulator, with translation MTPANPATNTELAGLFRLASRLMARAYHRGDSAHHAQHRVLSLLLQNGPMPQGELLEILDVRSSSLSELLRKLEDRGLILRERNPEDKRGFIISATDQARAMVPENDGAPDGLFDSLDETERDQLRTILGKLVASLREDPATGGPGRGFGGGGRGGRGGHGNGPGGGGQGFGKGRGGRGKGFGRGRGGRG, from the coding sequence ATGACCCCTGCCAATCCCGCAACCAACACCGAACTGGCCGGGCTCTTCCGCCTGGCCTCCCGGCTCATGGCCCGCGCCTATCACAGGGGCGATTCCGCGCATCACGCCCAGCACAGGGTTCTGTCCCTCCTGCTCCAAAACGGCCCCATGCCACAGGGCGAGCTGCTCGAAATCCTCGACGTGCGCTCCTCGTCCCTGAGCGAGCTGCTGCGCAAGTTGGAAGACCGCGGGCTCATCCTCCGGGAGCGCAACCCTGAAGATAAACGCGGCTTCATCATCTCTGCCACGGATCAGGCTCGCGCCATGGTCCCGGAAAACGACGGCGCTCCGGACGGGCTGTTCGACAGCCTGGACGAAACCGAGCGCGACCAACTGCGCACCATCCTCGGCAAGCTCGTCGCCTCTCTGCGTGAGGACCCCGCCACCGGCGGCCCGGGACGCGGTTTCGGCGGAGGCGGACGAGGAGGCCGAGGCGGCCACGGCAACGGTCCCGGAGGCGGCGGACAAGGCTTCGGCAAGGGTCGGGGCGGTCGCGGTAAAGGCTTCGGGCGAGGCCGAGGCGGACGGGGCTAG
- a CDS encoding DUF3861 domain-containing protein, translated as MAEHRYKITVEPLSGEASQPLSFETSCHDDLLAVMGKIETRFELPRDEARSLGLGLKLFGEALLARREAPPFDELAPHFGQFMRTLKKRPT; from the coding sequence ATGGCGGAACATCGATACAAAATCACCGTGGAACCGCTGTCCGGCGAGGCTTCCCAGCCCTTGAGCTTCGAGACCTCCTGCCACGACGACCTGCTGGCCGTCATGGGGAAGATCGAGACACGCTTCGAACTCCCCCGGGACGAAGCCCGCTCCCTGGGCCTTGGCCTGAAACTCTTCGGCGAGGCCCTCCTTGCGCGGCGCGAAGCCCCGCCTTTTGACGAGTTGGCTCCCCACTTCGGGCAATTCATGCGAACCTTGAAAAAAAGGCCTACATAA
- a CDS encoding methyltransferase domain-containing protein: MKTTKDADMSWDPDRYEAWFDTPEGRYALDREVMLLQDVLAGWPRRKRKILEIGCGTGLFLETLYQMGLDVTGLDRSPEMIAAARQRFGNRAELHVGYGEHMPYSDNEFDYALLWSVLEFSGEPEAMLVEAARVAEKGLLIGFLNKNSLYYYMNVRGTETSLSRAHWFTWCEMQDLIHRATGIRPTMARSVLAGPMKTWKSTGLANLANGHLLPPALGAFVAVRVDFTNMKPLTPLFAWKGEPEMG; this comes from the coding sequence ATGAAAACGACAAAGGACGCCGACATGAGCTGGGACCCGGATAGATACGAAGCATGGTTCGACACTCCCGAGGGGCGCTATGCCCTGGATCGGGAGGTCATGCTGCTCCAGGATGTCCTGGCCGGTTGGCCCCGGCGCAAGCGCAAGATCCTGGAGATCGGCTGCGGCACCGGGCTGTTCCTTGAAACCCTCTACCAGATGGGCCTCGACGTCACCGGGCTGGACCGCTCGCCCGAGATGATCGCGGCCGCGCGCCAGCGGTTCGGCAACCGGGCCGAGCTGCACGTGGGCTACGGCGAGCACATGCCCTACTCGGACAACGAGTTCGACTACGCCCTGCTGTGGTCCGTGCTCGAATTCTCCGGCGAGCCCGAAGCCATGCTGGTCGAGGCGGCGCGGGTAGCCGAAAAGGGGCTGCTCATCGGCTTCCTGAACAAGAACTCCCTGTACTACTACATGAACGTGCGCGGCACCGAGACATCCCTGTCCCGGGCGCACTGGTTCACCTGGTGCGAGATGCAGGACCTCATCCACCGGGCCACCGGCATTCGCCCCACCATGGCCCGTTCGGTCCTGGCCGGGCCCATGAAGACCTGGAAATCCACCGGACTGGCCAATCTGGCCAACGGACACCTGCTGCCGCCCGCGCTGGGCGCGTTTGTGGCCGTGCGCGTGGACTTCACCAACATGAAGCCGCTCACCCCGCTCTTCGCCTGGAAGGGCGAACCCGAAATGGGCTAG
- a CDS encoding glycosyltransferase family 2 protein: MARHRFSLSIVIPVWNGWDLTEPCLRSLAEHTPDDDFQVVLADNGSTDQTATAAPTLGQALFGDRFIHHRLPGNLGFAKACNAGAQASSAANLFFLNNDTRVTANWLPPLMEALRADRRLAGVGPLLLFPEDESVRAGRVQHLGIAVADNMEFRHLYEYFPPDHPAVQRQRTFSVITAAALLMPAPLFRAHGGFHEEFVNGMEDVDLCCRIAQKGGRFSVIPQSIIHHHTHGTEGRFDHESANLRLLRARCRDAREDFCALLREDGFEPVLTPWLDLAVQPSASRLAELNAVLHASPEIHRLQTLLLQEPFWDQGYARLAALFEQQAQPREAMAAAYLRSLLCPGLDALRECTRLLRLCDIPRMADRYATRLAALEDTLADREGLRKKARSLLHTTHDDAVRRQLETFLAE, translated from the coding sequence ATGGCCCGGCACCGCTTCAGCCTGTCCATCGTCATCCCGGTCTGGAACGGCTGGGACCTGACGGAGCCGTGTCTGCGCTCCCTGGCCGAACACACCCCGGACGACGACTTCCAGGTCGTTCTGGCCGACAACGGCTCCACGGACCAGACTGCCACCGCCGCCCCGACCCTCGGCCAAGCCTTGTTCGGCGACCGTTTCATCCACCATCGTCTGCCCGGGAACCTCGGCTTTGCCAAAGCCTGCAACGCGGGTGCGCAAGCCTCCTCAGCCGCGAACCTCTTCTTCCTGAACAACGACACCCGGGTCACGGCCAACTGGCTGCCGCCGCTCATGGAAGCCCTTCGCGCCGACCGCCGACTGGCCGGAGTCGGCCCCCTGCTCCTGTTCCCTGAGGACGAATCCGTTCGAGCCGGACGGGTCCAGCACCTGGGCATCGCCGTGGCCGACAACATGGAGTTCCGCCACCTCTACGAATATTTCCCGCCGGACCACCCGGCCGTGCAGCGGCAGCGCACCTTCAGCGTCATCACTGCCGCCGCCCTGCTCATGCCCGCCCCGCTCTTCCGCGCCCATGGCGGCTTTCACGAAGAATTCGTCAACGGCATGGAGGACGTTGACTTGTGCTGCCGCATCGCCCAAAAAGGCGGCCGGTTCTCTGTTATCCCGCAAAGCATTATCCACCACCATACCCACGGCACCGAAGGCCGCTTCGACCACGAGTCCGCCAATCTGCGCCTGCTCCGCGCCCGCTGCCGCGACGCCCGCGAAGACTTCTGCGCCCTGCTGCGCGAGGACGGCTTCGAACCCGTCCTGACCCCATGGCTCGACCTGGCCGTGCAACCGTCCGCGTCGCGCCTTGCCGAACTCAACGCCGTGCTTCACGCCTCACCCGAGATCCACCGCCTCCAAACCCTGCTCCTCCAGGAACCGTTCTGGGATCAGGGGTACGCCCGACTGGCCGCCCTGTTCGAACAACAGGCTCAGCCTCGTGAGGCCATGGCCGCGGCCTACCTGCGTTCCCTGCTCTGCCCCGGTCTCGATGCCCTGCGCGAGTGCACGCGCCTGCTGCGCCTGTGCGACATCCCCCGCATGGCCGACCGCTATGCCACACGGCTCGCGGCCCTGGAAGACACCCTGGCCGACCGCGAAGGACTGCGCAAGAAAGCCCGCTCCCTGCTCCACACCACCCACGACGACGCCGTCCGGCGACAGCTCGAGACGTTTTTGGCTGAATAG
- a CDS encoding insulinase family protein, which produces MTFGFTKIREMEIAELASTAVVYRHDKTGARVLSMINDDENKVFGISFRTPPEDSTGVAHILEHSVLCGSDKYPVKEPFVELLKGSLQTFLNALTFPDKTCYPVASANVQDFYNLVDVYLDAVFHPRLTENTLKQEGWHYELESPDRDMTYKGVVFNEMKGAYSSPDSLLYEHSQQSLFPRTTYGLDSGGDPAVIPDLTFDKFMAFHRDHYHPSNAYAFFYGDDDPEKRLAILDEVFSQYEAIDVAKTRVTLQPRFAEAKTVRKSYPASDRLAKGMFTVNWLLAETADANLNLALHILEHILIGLPSSPLKKALTDSGLGDDLAGVGLEADMRQMFFSVGLKGMHPSNAIKVESIIFHTIKELVENGIDARDIEAAVNSVEFSLRENNTGSYPRGLSLMFQALSTWLYDDDENEGDPLALLPFEKPLANIKGWLENGDKIFEELLARLFLHNPHRTTVLLEPDQKLARTQAKAESDRLKAAKQALTPEGIQAVIDEAAELKRLQAAPDAPEALKSIPRLSVADLPAENRPIPTELRTLAGRELLFHDLATNGIAYLDFGFDLSVIPDDLLPYAGVFGRALTESGTAERDYVDLSQRIARTSGGIWAQPFASPVRDSKDAAARLFLRTKATGDRLAETCAIVSEILTSAKLDNKERIGRIVAEARARAEQRLVPSGHMIVATRLRARTHAAHAMDEAMTGLTSLYFLRDLEKRVEDDFRKVAKDLERFRTLLLNQATLILNATMDQDLFALAEPAMQAVVEALPADGPASVERAVPTLPAREGLAIPAQVNYVGKGCGLAEHGIQLTGAAQVVNKLIRTGYLWEKVRVQGGAYGAFCIMDRLASALAFVSYRDPNVADTVKAFDGLAEYLETVTIDADELEKSIIGAIGEIDDYQLPDAKGFTAMARYLTRQDDAYLQAVREQALSASENDFRQLAQAVRTVAQNGDICVLGDSLAMENSGLDLDIKQVL; this is translated from the coding sequence ATGACTTTCGGCTTCACCAAGATACGGGAAATGGAAATCGCGGAACTGGCCAGCACGGCTGTGGTCTACCGCCATGACAAGACGGGCGCGCGCGTCCTGTCCATGATCAACGATGACGAGAACAAGGTCTTCGGCATCTCGTTCCGCACCCCGCCCGAGGACTCCACGGGCGTGGCCCACATCCTGGAGCACTCGGTGCTCTGCGGCTCGGACAAGTATCCGGTCAAGGAGCCGTTCGTGGAATTGCTCAAGGGATCGCTCCAGACCTTCCTCAACGCCCTGACCTTCCCGGACAAGACCTGCTACCCCGTGGCCTCGGCCAACGTGCAGGACTTCTACAATCTCGTGGACGTGTATCTGGATGCGGTTTTTCATCCCCGCCTGACCGAAAACACCCTCAAGCAGGAGGGCTGGCACTACGAGCTGGAATCCCCGGACCGCGACATGACCTACAAGGGCGTGGTCTTCAATGAGATGAAAGGCGCGTACTCCTCGCCCGATTCCCTGCTCTACGAACACTCCCAGCAGTCTCTGTTCCCGAGGACCACCTACGGTCTGGACTCGGGCGGCGATCCGGCGGTCATCCCTGACCTGACGTTCGACAAGTTCATGGCCTTCCATCGCGATCACTACCATCCGTCCAATGCCTACGCCTTCTTTTACGGCGACGACGACCCGGAAAAGCGTCTGGCGATCCTGGACGAGGTCTTCTCCCAATATGAAGCCATCGACGTGGCCAAGACCCGCGTTACGCTCCAGCCTCGTTTTGCCGAAGCCAAGACCGTGCGCAAGTCCTACCCGGCCTCGGACCGGCTGGCCAAGGGCATGTTCACGGTCAACTGGCTGCTGGCCGAGACCGCGGACGCCAACCTGAACCTGGCCCTGCACATCCTTGAGCACATCCTGATCGGCCTGCCCAGCTCGCCGCTCAAGAAGGCCCTGACCGATTCCGGCCTGGGCGACGATCTGGCCGGCGTCGGTCTGGAAGCCGACATGCGCCAGATGTTCTTCTCCGTGGGGCTCAAGGGCATGCACCCGTCCAACGCCATCAAGGTGGAGTCGATCATCTTCCACACCATCAAGGAACTGGTCGAAAACGGCATCGACGCCCGCGACATCGAGGCGGCCGTCAACTCTGTGGAATTCTCCCTGCGCGAGAACAACACCGGCTCCTATCCGCGCGGCCTGTCGCTCATGTTCCAGGCCCTGTCCACCTGGCTGTACGACGACGATGAAAACGAGGGCGATCCTCTGGCCCTGCTGCCCTTTGAAAAGCCCCTTGCCAACATCAAGGGGTGGCTCGAAAACGGCGACAAGATCTTTGAGGAGCTGCTGGCTCGCCTCTTCCTGCACAACCCGCACCGGACCACCGTGCTCCTGGAGCCCGATCAGAAGCTGGCCCGGACCCAGGCCAAGGCCGAATCCGACAGGCTGAAAGCGGCCAAGCAGGCCCTGACTCCGGAGGGTATCCAGGCGGTTATCGACGAAGCAGCCGAACTCAAGCGCCTCCAGGCCGCGCCCGACGCGCCCGAGGCGCTCAAGAGCATCCCGCGCCTGTCCGTGGCCGATCTGCCCGCCGAGAACCGGCCCATCCCCACGGAACTGCGTACCCTCGCAGGCCGCGAACTGCTTTTCCACGATCTGGCCACCAACGGTATCGCCTATCTGGACTTCGGTTTTGACCTGTCCGTCATCCCGGATGACCTGCTGCCCTATGCGGGCGTCTTCGGACGCGCCTTGACCGAATCCGGCACCGCCGAGCGCGATTACGTGGACCTGTCCCAGCGCATCGCCCGAACCTCGGGCGGCATATGGGCCCAGCCGTTCGCCTCGCCCGTGCGCGATTCCAAGGATGCCGCCGCCCGGCTGTTCCTTCGCACCAAGGCCACCGGCGACCGTCTCGCGGAGACCTGCGCCATCGTCTCCGAGATCCTGACCTCGGCCAAGCTGGACAACAAGGAGCGCATCGGCCGTATCGTGGCCGAGGCCCGCGCCCGCGCCGAGCAACGCCTTGTGCCTTCGGGCCATATGATCGTGGCCACCCGGTTGCGCGCCCGGACCCACGCGGCGCACGCCATGGACGAGGCCATGACCGGCCTGACCAGCCTGTACTTCCTGCGTGATCTGGAAAAACGCGTCGAGGACGACTTCCGCAAGGTCGCCAAGGATCTGGAACGGTTCCGCACGCTTCTGCTCAATCAGGCCACCCTGATCCTCAACGCCACCATGGATCAGGATCTCTTCGCCCTGGCCGAGCCCGCCATGCAGGCTGTGGTCGAGGCGCTGCCCGCCGACGGCCCGGCTTCCGTGGAGCGAGCCGTTCCGACTCTGCCCGCACGGGAAGGTCTGGCCATCCCGGCTCAGGTCAACTACGTGGGCAAGGGCTGCGGCCTGGCCGAGCACGGTATCCAGCTCACCGGCGCGGCCCAGGTGGTCAACAAGCTCATCCGCACCGGCTATCTCTGGGAAAAGGTCCGCGTGCAGGGTGGAGCCTACGGCGCGTTCTGCATCATGGATCGGCTGGCCAGCGCCCTGGCCTTCGTCTCCTACCGCGACCCCAACGTGGCCGACACGGTCAAGGCCTTCGACGGTCTGGCCGAGTACCTCGAAACCGTGACCATCGACGCGGACGAACTGGAGAAATCCATCATCGGCGCCATCGGCGAGATCGACGACTATCAACTGCCCGACGCCAAGGGCTTCACGGCCATGGCCCGTTACCTGACCAGGCAGGATGACGCCTACCTGCAAGCCGTGCGCGAGCAGGCCCTGAGCGCCTCGGAAAACGATTTCCGCCAGCTTGCCCAGGCCGTGCGTACGGTCGCCCAAAACGGCGACATCTGCGTCCTCGGCGATTCTCTCGCCATGGAAAACAGCGGCCTCGATTTGGATATCAAACAGGTTCTGTAA
- a CDS encoding redoxin domain-containing protein, with protein sequence MSNDFETNDTMPDFAKVGQPVPEFTLEAFDPTEGGFTEVDLGALRKEGKWAILFFYPADFTFVCPTELADLATRHEDLKKLGAEVISVSTDTKFSHMAWRSDERMLENVKFKMAADPTGEVSRFFDVWDYETGLALRGTFVINPEGVLVSSEINFYNVGRNADELVRKVEANTYLIDHPAEVCPAKWTPGGKTLTPNDGMVGKVYEALND encoded by the coding sequence ATGAGCAACGATTTCGAGACCAACGATACCATGCCTGATTTCGCCAAAGTGGGCCAGCCCGTACCCGAGTTTACGCTGGAGGCCTTCGACCCCACCGAGGGCGGGTTCACCGAGGTGGACCTGGGCGCGCTGCGCAAGGAAGGCAAATGGGCCATCCTGTTCTTCTACCCCGCGGACTTCACCTTTGTCTGCCCCACCGAGCTGGCCGACCTGGCCACCCGTCACGAGGATCTGAAAAAACTCGGGGCCGAGGTTATCTCCGTGTCCACGGACACCAAATTCTCGCACATGGCCTGGCGGTCCGACGAGCGCATGCTGGAAAACGTGAAATTCAAGATGGCGGCCGACCCCACCGGTGAAGTCTCCCGGTTCTTCGACGTCTGGGATTACGAAACCGGCCTGGCCCTGCGCGGCACCTTCGTCATCAATCCGGAAGGCGTTCTGGTCTCCTCCGAGATCAATTTCTACAACGTGGGCCGCAACGCGGATGAGCTGGTCCGCAAAGTGGAAGCCAACACCTACCTCATCGACCACCCCGCCGAAGTCTGCCCGGCCAAATGGACTCCGGGCGGCAAGACCCTGACCCCCAACGACGGGATGGTCGGAAAGGTCTACGAAGCGCTGAACGATTAG